A genome region from Actinobacillus arthritidis includes the following:
- the arcA gene encoding two-component system response regulator ArcA, with the protein MQNPQILIVEDELVTRNTLKSIFEAEGYEVFEATDGVEMNEVLAKQEIHLVIMDINLPGKNGLMLARELRENTKVALMFLTGRDNEVDKILGLEIGADDYITKPFNPRELTIRARNLLHRTMNEKEKVTKDSTLVESYRFNGWELDVNSRSLITPEGVINKLPRSEFRALLHFCENPGKIQTREDLLLKMTGRELKPHDRTVDVTIRRIRKHFEDHPNTPEIIVTIHGEGYRFCGELE; encoded by the coding sequence ATGCAAAACCCACAAATCTTGATTGTTGAAGATGAACTTGTTACCCGCAATACACTCAAAAGTATTTTTGAGGCAGAGGGCTATGAGGTTTTCGAAGCAACCGACGGCGTAGAAATGAATGAGGTTCTTGCCAAGCAAGAAATTCATTTAGTAATTATGGATATTAATCTACCCGGTAAAAATGGCTTAATGTTAGCACGTGAACTACGTGAAAATACGAAAGTGGCATTAATGTTCTTAACTGGTCGTGATAATGAAGTCGATAAAATTTTAGGCTTGGAGATCGGTGCAGACGACTATATTACCAAGCCGTTTAATCCTAGAGAACTCACTATTCGTGCGCGTAATCTCTTACACCGCACAATGAATGAAAAAGAAAAAGTAACAAAAGACAGTACGTTAGTTGAAAGTTATCGTTTTAACGGTTGGGAACTAGACGTAAATAGTCGTAGCTTAATTACACCGGAAGGTGTGATAAATAAATTACCTCGTAGTGAATTTAGAGCGTTGTTACATTTTTGTGAGAATCCGGGTAAAATCCAAACACGAGAAGATTTATTACTCAAAATGACTGGTCGTGAATTAAAACCTCATGATCGTACTGTGGATGTGACTATTCGTCGTATTCGTAAACACTTTGAAGATCACCCAAATACCCCAGAAATTATCGTGACAATTCATGGGGAAGGTTATCGTTTTTGTGGCGAATTAGAGTAA
- a CDS encoding YggS family pyridoxal phosphate-dependent enzyme, translated as MSISQNLSQINQQIQQISQQFNRTNVHLLAVSKTKPVEAIEEAITAGQTAFGENYVQEGVEKITYFAQQPNLEWHFIGPLQSNKTRLVAENFDWIQTVDRLKIAERLNAQRPANKAPLNVLIQINISDEESKSGIQPKELDALAKAISQLPNLRLRGLMAIPKPESEPEQQKIALRKMRQLFDRLQAEFEGIDTLSMGMSDDMQSAIECGSTMVRIGTAIFGARDYSIKSA; from the coding sequence ATGTCGATTTCTCAAAATTTATCTCAGATCAATCAGCAAATTCAGCAAATCTCACAGCAATTTAATCGTACTAACGTACACCTATTAGCAGTTTCTAAAACCAAACCGGTTGAAGCAATTGAAGAAGCGATTACTGCCGGACAAACCGCTTTTGGCGAAAACTATGTGCAAGAAGGTGTAGAGAAAATTACTTATTTTGCTCAACAACCAAATTTAGAGTGGCATTTTATTGGACCGTTACAGTCGAATAAAACCCGTTTAGTAGCGGAAAATTTTGATTGGATTCAAACCGTTGACCGTCTAAAAATTGCGGAACGATTGAATGCACAGCGTCCGGCAAATAAAGCACCGCTCAATGTGCTGATTCAGATTAATATTAGTGATGAGGAATCTAAATCGGGCATCCAACCCAAAGAGTTAGATGCGTTGGCAAAAGCGATTAGCCAATTACCGAATTTACGTTTACGTGGTTTAATGGCGATTCCAAAGCCAGAAAGTGAGCCAGAACAGCAAAAAATCGCATTGCGTAAAATGCGACAACTTTTTGACCGCTTGCAAGCAGAGTTTGAAGGCATTGATACGCTTTCAATGGGAATGAGTGATGATATGCAAAGTGCAATTGAATGCGGCTCAACGATGGTGCGTATCGGCACAGCGATTTTTGGGGCGAGGGATTATTCGATTAAAAGCGCTTAA
- a CDS encoding KdsC family phosphatase gives MDLTQIKLVITDVDGVLTDGGMYYTAEGEVMKRFHVHDGLGMKMPQTCGIQVAILSGGDSALLRKRIEVLKVPLFKLGKMEKRSACFELMQEAGVTAEQTAFIGDDTLDLPAFEVCGLAIATRNAHDYVKAKANWVLEKAGGEGAFREVSDRILQAQGFEEIYATADGFLTVAEKMAQ, from the coding sequence ATGGATTTAACTCAGATTAAATTAGTGATTACCGATGTGGATGGCGTACTTACCGACGGTGGAATGTATTACACCGCTGAAGGCGAAGTGATGAAACGTTTTCACGTCCATGACGGCTTAGGGATGAAAATGCCGCAAACCTGTGGGATTCAAGTGGCGATTTTATCCGGTGGCGATTCGGCATTGTTGCGTAAACGTATTGAAGTACTGAAAGTACCGCTATTTAAATTAGGCAAAATGGAAAAACGTTCCGCGTGTTTTGAATTGATGCAAGAAGCCGGTGTCACTGCGGAGCAAACCGCCTTTATCGGCGATGATACGTTAGATTTACCGGCATTTGAGGTTTGTGGTTTAGCGATTGCGACTCGTAATGCACACGACTATGTAAAAGCAAAAGCGAATTGGGTATTAGAAAAAGCCGGCGGTGAAGGAGCTTTTCGTGAAGTGTCTGATCGCATTTTACAAGCACAGGGCTTTGAAGAAATCTATGCGACCGCAGATGGTTTTCTTACTGTCGCCGAAAAAATGGCTCAGTAA
- a CDS encoding metallophosphoesterase family protein, whose translation MILFAGDPHGSYEHLYPVLREYQGEQIALVILGDLQLTTPDTLDKLSQYCDIWFIHGNHDSKTVVAFDAIWNSEWKTRSLHGKAVDIQGVKIAGLGGVFRGHIWMPPNRPMFFDPIHYCQYCPQERIWRGGLPLRHRTSIFPSDVESLENLQADILITHEAPRPHPQGFAVINQLARKMGVKKIFHGHHHDNFDYRPINRNKHCEIFNIGFRSLADIHGNYLIVGVDDR comes from the coding sequence ATGATCCTTTTTGCGGGTGATCCCCACGGGAGTTACGAGCATCTTTATCCAGTATTAAGGGAATATCAAGGCGAACAGATCGCTTTAGTTATTTTAGGCGATCTTCAATTAACGACTCCCGATACCTTGGATAAACTTTCCCAATATTGTGATATTTGGTTTATTCACGGTAACCATGACAGTAAAACGGTTGTCGCTTTTGATGCTATTTGGAATAGCGAATGGAAAACACGCAGTTTGCACGGTAAAGCAGTTGATATTCAGGGAGTAAAAATTGCCGGATTAGGTGGCGTATTCAGAGGACATATCTGGATGCCACCAAACCGTCCGATGTTTTTTGATCCGATTCATTACTGCCAATACTGTCCACAGGAACGGATTTGGCGAGGTGGGTTACCTCTCCGTCATCGAACCTCAATTTTTCCGTCCGATGTAGAATCATTAGAAAATTTACAAGCTGATATTTTAATTACGCACGAAGCACCTAGACCTCATCCGCAAGGATTCGCCGTAATTAATCAACTTGCTAGAAAAATGGGCGTTAAAAAGATTTTTCATGGTCATCATCATGATAACTTTGATTATCGTCCGATTAATCGTAATAAACATTGTGAAATTTTTAATATCGGCTTCCGAAGTCTGGCTGATATTCACGGTAATTATTTAATCGTCGGTGTAGATGACCGATAA
- a CDS encoding porin family protein — protein sequence MKNLTVLALAGLFSASAFAAPVGNTFTGIGVGVDLTTAKYKVNGVKGKQSTGPALVVDYGMDYGNNLVGVVQGKVKTGSTKVFSDVKQKTKYTVAYQQGYRVGSDLLPYVKVDVAQSKVGDANFRGYGYGAGAKYAVSSNVEIGAEYTRSNLKKSGDKLKGNEFTANVGYRF from the coding sequence ATGAAAAATTTAACAGTTTTAGCACTAGCAGGATTATTTTCTGCTTCAGCATTTGCCGCACCGGTAGGTAATACATTTACCGGCATTGGTGTTGGTGTAGATTTAACTACTGCAAAATATAAAGTTAACGGTGTTAAAGGTAAACAATCAACTGGCCCTGCATTAGTGGTTGATTATGGTATGGACTACGGCAACAATTTAGTCGGCGTGGTACAAGGCAAAGTCAAAACCGGTAGCACTAAAGTATTTAGCGATGTAAAACAAAAAACGAAATATACCGTAGCTTATCAACAAGGTTACCGTGTAGGTTCAGACTTACTACCGTATGTTAAAGTTGATGTTGCACAAAGCAAAGTAGGTGACGCTAATTTCCGTGGTTACGGCTACGGTGCTGGTGCTAAATATGCTGTATCAAGCAATGTGGAAATCGGTGCTGAATATACACGTAGCAACTTGAAGAAAAGCGGTGATAAGTTAAAAGGTAACGAATTTACGGCAAACGTAGGTTACCGTTTCTAA